The following are encoded together in the Bubalus kerabau isolate K-KA32 ecotype Philippines breed swamp buffalo chromosome 3, PCC_UOA_SB_1v2, whole genome shotgun sequence genome:
- the B3GNT7 gene encoding UDP-GlcNAc:betaGal beta-1,3-N-acetylglucosaminyltransferase 7 — translation MSRLSHSRSGRMTVGGSGSRRGSDATSGKWVLYSPAALRPAVAGMEGRGGAEGVNVPGPPPTLRAPPPAAGKWRASAGARPDLRPRPPPPAPVPVPFLVPARPPSPSLRRSELRSARPAPPPPWPGPPCLCGEWGRRAGDPGCGRGEGCRGSRGARAGLRFPGAAGLARRWLEMPGRARRLGRPVGDSGTEVDLCAQSSPAVPLLSYAPAPRHPDLIPGLEELGTARSRRKRTVYKSVCLSLALLVAVTVFQRSLTPSQFLQEPPPASLRQQKAQKPSGLLVNPDSFWKSAKEVVTPTPVVSRRPQAWDVNTTNCSANVNLTHQSWFQGLEPHFQQFLLYRHCRYFPMLLNHPEKCSGDVYLLVVVKSIIAQHDRREAIRQTWGREQESAGRGRGAVRTLFLLGKASKPEEQSHYQQLLAYEDRIYGDILQWDFLDSFFNLTLKEIHFLKWLDIYCPDVRFVFKGDDDVFVNPTNLLEFLADRRPQEDLFVGDVLHHARPIRRKDSKYYIPGILYNQNSYPPYAGGGGFLMAGGLAQRLHHSCDTLELYPIDDVFLGMCLEVLGVRPMAHEGFKTFGISRNRNSRMNKEPCFFRSMLVVHKLLPTELLAMWELVHGNLTCSRKLQVL, via the exons ATGTCCCGACTCAGCCACTCACGCTCCGGCCGAATGACCGTAGGCGGCTCCGGGAGCCGCCGGGGCTCGGATGCCACCTCCGGAAAATGGGTCCTTTACAGCCCCGCCGCGCTGCGCCCCGCGGTCGCGGGGATGGAGGGCCGGGGGGGCGCCGAAGGGGTTAACGTACCTGGGCCGCCGCCTACCCTGCGGGCCCCTCCTCCGGCCGCGGGGAAGTGGAGAGCCTCGGCGGGGGCGCGGCCGGACCTtcgcccccgcccgcccccgcccgcccctGTCCCTGTCCCGTTCCTCGTCCCCGCCCGCCCGCCGTCCCCGAGCCTGCGGCGCTCAGAGCTGCGATCCGCGCGCCCTGCTCCGCCGCCGCCGTGGCCCGGGCCGCCATGTCTCTGTGGTGAGTGGGGCCGTCGGGCCGGGGACCCGGGCTGCGGGCGCGGGGAGGGATGCCGCGGGTCGCGGGGGGCGCGGGCGGGCCTCCGTTTCCCGGGCGCAGCTGGGCTGGCGCGGCGATGGCTGGAGATGCCCGGCCGTGCGCGACGCCTGGGCCGGCCGGTCGGCGACTCGGGGACCGAGGTGGACTTGTGCGCTCAGTCTTCCCCCGCCGTCCCTCTGCTCTCTTACGCTCCGGCCCCAAGGCACCCAGATCTCATTCCTGGACTCGAGGAGTTGGGGACCGCAAGGTCTCGCCG GAAGAGAACCGTCTACAAGAGCGTGTGCCTGTCCCTGGCCTTGCTCGTGGCTGTAACAGTATTCCAGCGCAGTCTGACCCCCAGCCAGTTTCTGCAGGAGCCCCCACCAGCCTCCCTCAGGCAACAGAAGGCCCAGAAACCCAGCGGACTCCTGGTGAACCCTGACAGCTTCTGGAAGAGCGCGAAGGAGGTGGTCACCCCCACTCCCGTGGTTTCACGGAGGCCCCAGGCCTGGGACGTGAACACCACTAACTGCTCGGCCAATGTAAACCTAACCCACCAATCCTGGTTCCAGGGCCTGGAGCCACACTTCCAGCAGTTTCTATTGTATCGCCACTGCCGCTACTTTCCCATGCTACTCAACCATCCGGAGAAGTGCAGCGGTGATGTGTACCTGCTGGTGGTCGTCAAGTCCATCATTGCGCAGCATGACCGCCGCGAAGCCATCCGCCAGACCTGGGGCCGCGAGCAGGAGTCGGCGGGCAGGGGCCGCGGCGCGGTGCGCACTCTCTTTCTGCTGGGCAAGGCCTCCAAGCCGGAGGAGCAGTCCCACTACCAGCAGCTGCTAGCCTACGAGGACCGCATCTACGGGGACATCCTGCAATGGGACTTCCTCGACAGCTTCTTCAACCTGACCCTCAAGGAGATCCACTTCCTCAAGTGGCTCGACATCTACTGCCCTGATGTCCGCTTTGTCTTCAAGGGCGATGACGATGTTTTCGTCAACCCCACCAACCTTCTGGAATTTCTGGCCGACCGGCGGCCCCAGGAGGACCTGTTTGTGGGCGACGTTCTGCATCACGCCCGACCCATCCGCCGGAAGGATAGCAAGTACTACATCCCGGGGATCTTGTACAACCAGAACAGTTACCCACCCTACGCAGGTGGAGGGGGCTTCCTTATGGCCGGGGGACTGGCCCAGCGCCTGCACCACAGCTGCGATACCCTGGAGCTTTACCCCATCGACGACGTCTTCCTGGGCATGTGCCTGGAGGTGCTGGGCGTGCGGCCCATGGCCCACGAGGGCTTCAAGACTTTCGGCATCTCCAGGAATCGCAACAGCCGCATGAACAAGGAGCCCTGCTTCTTCCGCTCCATGCTTGTCGTGCACAAGCTGCTGCCCACCGAGCTGCTGGCCATGTGGGAGCTGGTGCATGGGAACCTCACCTGCTCCCGCAAGCTCCAGGTGCTCTGA